Proteins from one Bifidobacterium sp. ESL0732 genomic window:
- a CDS encoding LacI family DNA-binding transcriptional regulator: MKKASISDIARLADVSIGTVSNYLNYPDRVSDVLKARISKVIAELGYQPRKPPRIAALTDRAQTAKKNESVYGDGSSLVGYVLTDVEHSLFTHIFEGIQEVAEDHDMQVIGANAFSDKDRQSELVERFIELKVAGILLSTVTNPIDDIARCQRIHLPVVLLDHSAPADPYAVCAVMENNVTVGRLAAEELIKTGCRSIMFAAHSFDYEAIQLRQLGVEGAIGAGVGVKFSVYDTGGLMVEDGYQFGLHLAEMPEKDRPDGIVVGSDALAVGLVTSLCQSGSICVPDDIGIVGCEGLKLPVISPMPLTVVNAPANEMGGEAMTHLIDEIENPETHIHTTTLVDPKLVRRATTKPNPDANK, encoded by the coding sequence GTGAAAAAAGCAAGCATCTCTGATATCGCGCGTCTTGCCGACGTTTCCATCGGTACGGTTTCCAACTATCTCAATTATCCTGACCGCGTTTCCGATGTGCTTAAAGCTCGTATCAGCAAAGTCATCGCTGAACTAGGCTATCAGCCTCGAAAGCCTCCGAGAATCGCGGCTTTGACGGATCGCGCACAAACTGCGAAAAAAAATGAATCCGTCTATGGCGATGGTTCGTCCCTTGTGGGCTACGTATTGACCGATGTCGAGCATTCCTTGTTTACCCATATTTTCGAAGGTATTCAGGAAGTGGCGGAAGACCACGATATGCAGGTGATCGGTGCCAATGCTTTTTCGGACAAGGATAGGCAGAGCGAATTGGTCGAGCGATTCATCGAATTGAAGGTCGCCGGTATTTTGCTCAGTACTGTCACCAATCCGATTGATGATATCGCGCGTTGCCAGCGGATACATTTACCCGTCGTGCTGCTCGATCATAGTGCGCCCGCCGACCCTTACGCTGTTTGCGCGGTGATGGAAAACAACGTGACCGTGGGCAGGCTTGCGGCCGAGGAGCTGATCAAAACAGGGTGCAGGAGCATTATGTTCGCCGCGCATTCTTTCGATTATGAAGCCATCCAGCTTCGTCAGCTTGGCGTGGAGGGGGCTATCGGGGCGGGGGTCGGCGTGAAGTTCAGCGTTTACGACACCGGAGGGTTGATGGTCGAAGACGGGTATCAGTTTGGATTGCATCTGGCCGAGATGCCCGAAAAGGACCGTCCGGATGGAATTGTCGTGGGAAGTGACGCGCTCGCCGTGGGGTTGGTGACGAGTCTCTGTCAAAGTGGTTCGATTTGCGTGCCTGACGATATCGGCATCGTCGGTTGCGAGGGGTTGAAGCTGCCTGTGATATCGCCCATGCCTCTGACGGTTGTCAACGCGCCAGCCAATGAGATGGGCGGCGAGGCCATGACGCATCTCATTGATGAGATCGAGAATCCGGAGACCCACATCCATACCACCACATTGGTCGACCCGAAACTTGTGCGACGGGCGACCACGAAGCCGAATCCTGACGCGAATAAATAA